In a single window of the Micrococcaceae bacterium Sec5.7 genome:
- the ligD gene encoding non-homologous end-joining DNA ligase, producing MTSEQAHLSVDGPHGPREMRISSASRILWPKLGLTKLDLARYISEVGESFLAANGDRPVSLQRFSDNIDGDQFFSKNPPKGAPDFVRSVPVVYPSGRSHPQLVMDETAAAVWAVQMNTVVFHPWPSRAGNPDNPDELRIDLDPQPGTGFEDAIPAAVELKSVLEEAGLNAFVKTSGNRGLHVFAPIEPAREFLDVRHAVIAAARELERRMPDKITTAWWKEERGTRIFVDFNQANRDRTMAGAYSPRALEDAQVSCPITWDELGNADPKAYTIATVPGRLRSVGNPWADFHSEPGTIDALLGWWEADVARGLGELPFPPDFPKMPGEPPRVQPSRARNKG from the coding sequence ATGACCAGCGAACAAGCCCATCTCAGCGTAGATGGCCCCCATGGTCCACGGGAAATGCGCATATCAAGCGCCAGCAGGATTCTTTGGCCGAAACTTGGCCTGACCAAGCTCGATCTTGCCCGCTACATCTCGGAGGTGGGGGAGTCCTTCCTTGCAGCCAACGGTGATCGGCCAGTGTCCCTTCAACGGTTTTCGGACAACATTGACGGCGATCAGTTCTTCTCCAAGAATCCGCCGAAGGGCGCCCCGGACTTTGTGCGGTCGGTACCTGTGGTTTATCCCAGCGGCCGGTCACATCCACAGCTGGTCATGGATGAAACTGCAGCTGCCGTGTGGGCTGTTCAGATGAACACGGTGGTGTTTCACCCGTGGCCGTCGCGCGCAGGGAACCCGGACAACCCCGACGAGTTACGGATCGACCTCGACCCGCAGCCCGGAACTGGATTCGAAGACGCCATCCCTGCAGCCGTGGAGTTGAAATCTGTCCTCGAGGAGGCTGGACTGAATGCGTTCGTGAAAACCTCCGGAAACCGCGGACTGCACGTCTTCGCGCCCATCGAACCCGCCCGCGAGTTCCTGGACGTGCGTCATGCTGTGATCGCTGCCGCCCGCGAGCTCGAGCGGCGGATGCCGGACAAAATCACAACTGCCTGGTGGAAAGAGGAGCGCGGTACCCGGATATTTGTCGATTTCAACCAGGCGAACCGTGACCGGACCATGGCCGGCGCCTACAGTCCGCGGGCCCTTGAGGACGCACAGGTTTCCTGCCCTATCACCTGGGATGAGCTGGGGAACGCGGATCCGAAGGCCTACACCATAGCCACTGTGCCGGGGCGGCTGAGATCCGTCGGCAATCCATGGGCTGATTTCCACTCAGAGCCCGGGACCATAGACGCACTGCTTGGTTGGTGGGAAGCCGACGTAGCAAGGGGTCTTGGTGAGCTCCCCTTCCCTCCGGACTTCCCCAAGATGCCGGGTGAACCCCCGCGGGTGCAGCCCAGCCGGGCACGCAACAAGGGCTAA
- a CDS encoding L-threonylcarbamoyladenylate synthase, with protein MARYFDVHPQDPQPRAIAQAVDLVRSGGLIVYPTDSCYALGAQLGNKDALDRIRAIRHLDSKHHFTLVCKDFAQLGQFVNIGNDVFRSIKSVTPGSYTFILPATKEVPRRLLHPKKKTVGVRIPDNRVVQALLAELGEPLLSSTLLLPDQEDPLTQGWEIKERLDYEVDAVIDSGDCGSEPTTVVDFSNGTAEIVRRGTGDPSRFE; from the coding sequence ATGGCCAGATACTTCGACGTCCACCCCCAGGATCCACAACCCCGCGCCATCGCCCAGGCTGTGGATCTCGTGCGGTCCGGTGGGCTGATCGTCTACCCCACGGACTCCTGTTATGCGCTGGGGGCACAGCTGGGTAACAAGGACGCCCTGGATCGGATTCGCGCAATCCGACACCTCGACAGCAAGCACCATTTCACGCTGGTATGCAAGGACTTCGCCCAGCTTGGCCAGTTTGTGAACATCGGCAACGACGTGTTCCGCAGCATCAAATCGGTCACGCCCGGCAGCTACACCTTCATTTTGCCCGCCACGAAAGAGGTTCCGCGGCGGCTGCTGCATCCGAAGAAGAAAACGGTGGGCGTGCGCATCCCTGACAACAGGGTTGTCCAGGCGCTGCTGGCCGAGCTGGGCGAACCCCTCCTTTCCAGCACACTTCTGCTGCCGGACCAGGAGGACCCGCTGACGCAGGGCTGGGAAATCAAGGAGAGGCTCGATTACGAGGTGGACGCCGTGATCGATTCCGGCGACTGCGGCTCCGAACCGACAACAGTTGTGGACTTCTCGAACGGCACTGCAGAGATTGTGCGCCGAGGAACAGGCGACCCCTCCCGGTTCGAATAG
- a CDS encoding VOC family protein: MTTRLNPYLGFQDNAREALNFYQTVFGGELALNTFGDFHASEDPAEADKIMHGMLTTDNGMVLMGSDTPNAMEFKPGNTFTVSLSGEDDSELRGYWDQLSGSGSVTVPLEVAPWGDSFGMCTDKFGIAWMVNITGARPGSAQQQPA; the protein is encoded by the coding sequence ATGACCACTAGGCTCAACCCTTACCTTGGCTTCCAGGACAACGCCAGGGAGGCGTTGAATTTCTACCAGACCGTCTTCGGCGGCGAACTTGCCCTCAACACCTTCGGCGATTTCCATGCGAGTGAGGATCCGGCTGAGGCGGACAAAATCATGCACGGGATGCTGACAACGGACAACGGCATGGTGCTGATGGGTTCTGACACGCCCAATGCCATGGAGTTCAAACCGGGCAACACCTTCACTGTCTCGCTCAGCGGCGAGGACGACAGCGAGCTCCGCGGCTATTGGGACCAGCTCTCCGGCAGCGGTTCGGTCACAGTTCCCCTTGAGGTTGCGCCCTGGGGTGACAGCTTCGGAATGTGCACCGACAAGTTCGGCATCGCGTGGATGGTCAACATTACAGGTGCACGGCCGGGATCCGCCCAGCAACAGCCCGCATGA
- a CDS encoding hotdog fold thioesterase, with translation MMDNFTPGPFTDELTAAGVPDEMHEWLGRHGVGALVVKMGITFLEMSPERVVATMPVEGNTQVAGILHGGAHVVLAETLGSFAAGMHAGPRRQALGIEVGATHHRAIASGTVTGTCTAIHLGRTLTTHEIVMTDERGRRLSTARITNLIRDIGA, from the coding sequence ATGATGGACAATTTCACGCCGGGCCCGTTCACCGATGAGCTGACGGCTGCCGGGGTTCCGGACGAAATGCACGAATGGCTGGGCCGGCACGGCGTTGGCGCCTTGGTGGTGAAGATGGGAATTACGTTCCTGGAGATGAGCCCGGAACGTGTTGTGGCCACCATGCCTGTTGAAGGCAACACCCAGGTGGCAGGAATCCTGCACGGCGGCGCCCATGTGGTGCTGGCTGAAACGCTGGGCTCATTTGCGGCCGGGATGCACGCCGGGCCGCGGCGGCAGGCTCTCGGGATCGAGGTGGGAGCAACCCATCACCGGGCCATCGCGTCCGGTACCGTGACCGGCACGTGCACAGCGATCCACCTGGGTCGCACGCTGACCACCCACGAAATTGTCATGACTGACGAACGGGGCCGCCGGCTGTCAACGGCGCGCATCACCAACCTGATCCGCGACATCGGTGCCTAA
- a CDS encoding cyclopropane-fatty-acyl-phospholipid synthase family protein yields MTRTTGVASRLAEALATVLGTNEIPVRLRAWDGSEAGPPDAPVIVFRSRRALRRILWSPGQLGLSRAYVAGEIDAPGDVFAAFTALSSAGKFAEPGPFRPPTGRELWTLLKTAVRLGALGPNPAPPPEEANVARHGRRHSKSRDAAAISHHYDVGNDFYAVVLGPSMVYSCAVWNDERTGLDAAQDAKLDLVCRKLGLQPGMRVLDVGCGWGSFALHAAQRYGVTVIGVTLSAEQARLARKRVAEAGLTDRVDIRVQDYRDVDDGPFDAISSIGMSEHVGRAQIAHYVAHLQNLLRPGGRLLNHAISWNAGPTRPDPDSFIPRYVFPDGEMLSLAEMIGALESGGLEVLDVEGLRRHYALTLRAWVQRLEEHWDEAVQTASVGRARVWRLYMAASALGFEAGITGVNQVLVQRPGGTEPPLRRTAWI; encoded by the coding sequence ATGACGAGAACGACGGGTGTGGCATCACGGCTGGCCGAAGCGCTGGCCACAGTCCTGGGTACCAATGAGATCCCGGTCCGGCTGCGCGCCTGGGACGGCTCGGAAGCCGGCCCGCCCGACGCGCCGGTTATCGTGTTCCGGTCCCGGCGGGCCTTGCGCCGGATCCTCTGGTCGCCCGGACAGCTTGGTCTGAGCCGCGCCTACGTCGCCGGAGAAATTGATGCTCCGGGCGATGTCTTCGCGGCCTTCACCGCGCTGAGTTCCGCCGGCAAGTTCGCCGAGCCCGGACCGTTCCGGCCGCCGACCGGAAGGGAACTTTGGACGCTGCTCAAGACTGCAGTCCGGCTCGGCGCACTGGGGCCGAATCCCGCGCCGCCCCCGGAAGAGGCGAATGTCGCCCGGCACGGCCGGCGGCATTCCAAGAGCCGCGACGCCGCGGCGATCTCGCACCACTACGACGTCGGCAACGACTTCTACGCCGTCGTCCTCGGTCCGTCGATGGTTTACTCCTGCGCGGTCTGGAACGACGAGCGCACGGGTCTGGACGCCGCCCAGGACGCAAAACTCGATCTGGTCTGCCGCAAGCTTGGGCTGCAGCCTGGCATGCGGGTGCTGGACGTAGGCTGCGGCTGGGGCAGCTTTGCCCTGCATGCCGCGCAGCGCTATGGGGTCACGGTCATCGGGGTCACGCTCTCCGCCGAACAGGCGAGGCTGGCCCGCAAACGTGTGGCCGAAGCCGGGCTGACCGACCGCGTAGACATCCGGGTCCAGGACTACCGCGACGTCGACGACGGACCGTTCGACGCGATCAGCTCCATCGGCATGTCCGAGCACGTCGGCCGCGCGCAGATCGCCCACTATGTCGCCCATCTGCAGAACCTACTGCGCCCCGGCGGCCGGTTGCTCAACCACGCCATCTCGTGGAACGCCGGACCGACCCGCCCGGACCCCGACTCCTTCATTCCCCGCTACGTCTTTCCCGACGGCGAGATGCTCAGCCTCGCCGAGATGATCGGCGCACTCGAATCCGGCGGACTGGAAGTGCTCGACGTCGAGGGTCTGCGCCGACACTATGCACTGACCCTCCGGGCCTGGGTGCAGCGCCTGGAAGAACACTGGGATGAGGCCGTGCAGACCGCCAGCGTAGGACGGGCCCGGGTATGGCGGCTGTACATGGCCGCCAGCGCCCTGGGCTTCGAGGCTGGAATAACGGGCGTCAACCAGGTGCTCGTGCAACGCCCCGGCGGCACCGAACCGCCGCTTCGCCGGACCGCCTGGATCTGA
- a CDS encoding dihydrofolate reductase family protein has translation MSRLQYFVASSLDGFIATADDDLAWLLQFDGFDGGKKSYESFMEDVGCIVMGGETFNWIMAHESGSWPYPATPCWIFTHHELAAPPGSDITFVRGDVREFIQDFRNDAGGKNVWVVGGGDLASQFADAGLLDELIVSIIPVVLGTGKPLLPMEGPTPPLELTASQTLGRGIVELRYSFGADTAPRSWAPKS, from the coding sequence ATGTCCAGACTCCAGTACTTTGTGGCTTCTTCACTCGACGGGTTTATCGCCACGGCAGACGACGACCTTGCCTGGCTGCTGCAGTTTGACGGCTTTGACGGCGGCAAGAAAAGCTACGAATCCTTTATGGAGGACGTCGGCTGCATTGTAATGGGCGGTGAGACCTTCAACTGGATCATGGCCCATGAATCGGGCAGCTGGCCGTATCCCGCCACGCCCTGCTGGATTTTCACCCACCACGAGCTGGCTGCTCCGCCGGGGTCGGATATCACCTTTGTGCGCGGGGACGTCCGCGAGTTCATCCAGGACTTCAGGAATGATGCCGGAGGGAAAAACGTGTGGGTTGTGGGCGGCGGAGACCTCGCCTCCCAGTTTGCCGACGCCGGACTGCTGGACGAACTGATCGTCTCGATCATTCCGGTGGTGCTGGGGACCGGCAAGCCGCTGCTCCCGATGGAAGGCCCGACGCCGCCGCTTGAGTTGACCGCCTCGCAGACACTGGGGCGGGGGATTGTGGAGCTCCGGTACAGTTTCGGTGCGGACACAGCCCCGAGGTCCTGGGCCCCGAAGTCCTAG
- a CDS encoding DUF6176 family protein, translating to MAEREPFTPFRPEPREGFPEHPMPSSVPGGPRLELSRAPIVAGKEDEFEAWMAAINDRYDEHEEALSNERQVFEATFKHQEADGTLRIYHVSLMGTNGGGLDESLQMSADHGAYSRRVKQPGWEELTPKFMLTPQHIGAVMTQWGRTGSID from the coding sequence ATGGCTGAGAGAGAACCCTTCACCCCGTTTCGCCCGGAACCACGAGAGGGTTTCCCGGAACACCCCATGCCGTCCTCGGTGCCTGGAGGGCCGCGGCTTGAGCTAAGCCGCGCTCCGATCGTCGCGGGCAAGGAAGATGAGTTCGAGGCGTGGATGGCGGCGATCAATGACCGCTATGACGAACACGAAGAGGCGCTGTCCAACGAAAGGCAGGTCTTTGAGGCGACGTTCAAGCACCAGGAGGCGGACGGTACCCTGCGGATCTATCACGTGAGCCTGATGGGCACCAACGGCGGCGGCCTCGATGAATCTCTTCAAATGAGTGCCGACCACGGAGCCTATAGTCGTCGGGTCAAGCAACCGGGTTGGGAGGAGCTGACGCCGAAGTTCATGCTGACCCCCCAGCACATCGGCGCCGTAATGACGCAGTGGGGCCGAACGGGTTCGATAGACTGA
- a CDS encoding MarR family transcriptional regulator: MDSPAAPRPKRTAFLLSQLGALASSRFAERTGEIGLTPSDAGVLRLIGRAPGQSQRALADRLGAVPSRMVSLMDSLQARGLVERERSSTDRRNYELRLTVEGAQVLRQLREIAEAHEAELLAPLTREQTAQLGSLLAQLAGANALDLDLHRDAGREDPGTTAQPHP, encoded by the coding sequence ATGGACTCACCCGCCGCACCCCGGCCGAAGCGCACCGCCTTCCTGCTCTCACAGCTGGGCGCACTGGCATCGTCGCGCTTCGCCGAACGCACCGGGGAAATCGGGCTCACCCCGAGCGATGCGGGCGTGCTTCGCCTGATCGGCAGGGCCCCCGGGCAGAGCCAACGGGCACTCGCCGACCGGCTGGGGGCCGTGCCGAGTCGCATGGTTTCCCTCATGGACTCGCTGCAGGCCCGCGGCCTCGTGGAGCGGGAGCGCAGCAGCACCGATCGCCGGAACTACGAACTTCGTCTGACCGTCGAGGGCGCGCAGGTGCTGCGACAGCTGCGAGAGATCGCCGAAGCGCACGAGGCCGAACTCCTGGCGCCACTCACCCGCGAGCAGACTGCCCAGCTCGGAAGCCTGCTCGCCCAGCTCGCGGGCGCCAACGCTCTCGACCTGGACCTCCACCGCGATGCCGGTCGTGAGGATCCCGGCACGACCGCCCAGCCTCACCCGTAG
- a CDS encoding inorganic phosphate transporter produces MEITFMVALVIALALFFDFTNGFHDTANAMATPIATGAIKPKTAVTLAAVLNLVGAFLSTEVAKTISGGIIREGSDGIQITPDIIFAGLMGAILWNMLTWLKGLPSSSSHALFGGLIGAAIAGIGIHSVNFETMLQKVILPAVFAPVIAGLVAYLCTRLAYALTSRHNPETGDKLTQKRGGFRTGQIFTSSLVALAHGTNDAQKTMGIITLVLISAGTQRTGTGPQLWVIGACALAIAVGTYAGGWRIIRTMGSGLTEVKPAQGFAAETSTASAILASSHLGFALSTTQVASGSVIGSGLGRKGTSVRWGTAGRIAVGWLFTLPAAGIMGALTALLVKTGAAGVVIAAVAGTGAVVFMFVYSRKSQVGHHNAVEVEEAGHAVRFRKKKSLAGGKSNKSKGPQR; encoded by the coding sequence GTGGAAATCACCTTCATGGTGGCGCTGGTTATAGCGCTGGCACTATTTTTCGACTTCACCAACGGGTTTCATGACACCGCGAACGCGATGGCCACCCCCATTGCCACCGGCGCCATCAAGCCGAAGACGGCAGTTACGCTCGCAGCGGTCCTGAACCTGGTGGGTGCATTTTTGTCCACGGAAGTGGCAAAGACCATTTCCGGCGGAATCATCCGCGAAGGTTCTGACGGCATCCAGATCACTCCGGACATCATCTTTGCCGGTCTGATGGGCGCCATTCTGTGGAACATGCTGACCTGGCTCAAGGGTCTCCCTTCCAGCTCGTCCCACGCCCTCTTCGGAGGTCTGATCGGCGCCGCAATCGCCGGCATCGGCATCCATTCCGTGAACTTCGAAACCATGCTTCAAAAGGTCATACTGCCGGCAGTCTTTGCACCGGTGATCGCCGGGCTGGTGGCCTACCTCTGCACCCGGCTTGCGTATGCACTTACGTCCCGGCACAACCCGGAAACCGGAGACAAACTCACGCAGAAGCGCGGCGGCTTCCGCACCGGACAGATCTTCACGTCCAGCCTTGTGGCACTTGCCCACGGAACCAACGACGCACAAAAGACAATGGGCATCATCACCCTGGTCCTGATCTCCGCCGGAACCCAGCGCACCGGCACCGGCCCGCAGCTCTGGGTCATCGGCGCCTGCGCCCTCGCGATTGCCGTGGGCACCTACGCCGGCGGGTGGCGCATCATCCGCACCATGGGATCAGGCCTCACTGAAGTCAAGCCTGCGCAGGGCTTCGCGGCGGAAACCAGCACCGCGTCGGCAATCCTGGCGTCGTCCCATCTGGGCTTCGCCCTGTCCACCACGCAGGTGGCCTCCGGGTCCGTCATCGGCTCCGGCCTCGGACGCAAGGGCACCTCGGTGCGCTGGGGCACAGCGGGGCGCATCGCCGTCGGCTGGCTTTTCACACTTCCTGCCGCCGGCATCATGGGCGCGCTGACCGCGCTGCTGGTCAAGACCGGAGCGGCGGGTGTGGTGATTGCCGCAGTGGCCGGAACCGGCGCCGTGGTGTTCATGTTTGTCTATTCGCGGAAATCCCAGGTCGGTCACCACAACGCAGTGGAGGTCGAGGAAGCCGGACACGCCGTCCGTTTCCGGAAAAAGAAGTCCCTTGCCGGGGGTAAATCCAACAAGTCGAAGGGGCCGCAGCGATGA
- a CDS encoding SDR family oxidoreductase — MTCWQAGIRSRFGRLDASVNNAAGGGPLMREAADGAAIVKMSSTAGEQGVAGLSGYVASKFGIGGLTRVAALDYAAYGIRVNAIAPGPILTGRLAAAGEAVQTGASAAVPLRRVGRVEEIAAAALWLCSGASSFVTGTVRAVDGGRLAGTLRSRSPRDPPAGHRLKRTNAWSGPALQGSPSGNR; from the coding sequence GTGACTTGCTGGCAGGCAGGCATCCGGTCACGGTTCGGACGGCTCGACGCCTCCGTCAACAATGCCGCGGGCGGGGGCCCGCTCATGCGGGAGGCCGCGGACGGCGCGGCAATCGTGAAAATGTCCTCGACCGCGGGCGAACAGGGAGTCGCCGGGCTGAGCGGCTATGTGGCCAGCAAGTTCGGTATCGGCGGTCTGACCCGGGTCGCCGCCCTTGACTACGCGGCATACGGCATCCGGGTCAACGCGATCGCGCCGGGCCCGATCCTCACCGGCCGGCTTGCGGCGGCGGGTGAGGCTGTGCAGACCGGTGCATCGGCTGCCGTGCCGCTCCGTCGGGTTGGCCGCGTCGAGGAGATCGCGGCGGCCGCGTTGTGGCTGTGCTCCGGCGCCTCCTCATTCGTCACAGGCACCGTGCGCGCCGTGGACGGCGGACGGCTCGCCGGCACCCTGCGTTCACGCTCGCCCCGTGACCCTCCCGCAGGGCATCGGCTGAAGAGGACTAATGCCTGGTCTGGTCCAGCGTTGCAGGGGAGCCCATCCGGTAACCGGTGA
- a CDS encoding 3-hydroxyacyl-CoA dehydrogenase family protein, protein MVPDTVVETGPLAGAGKDARKSPGKSARAYAAALLDPERQAAAGAPGADPRPVRSVGVIGAGLMASQLAMVFAQQLGVPVLITDLSQAKVDGALAWIAAHLDKQVCRGQLDETAARELGRLVRGTVDKREYRNCDVVIEAVFEELSVKRAVFAEIEPLLRSDALLLTNTSSLSVTAMGHCLVHPERLVGLHFFNPVAVLPLVEIIRTEKNDDVGLATACSLARLLGKTAVLVTDTPGFVVNRILTRLFCELLQIIDDGADIELADHALDPLGLPMTPLTLLGFIGPAVQLHICETMHCAYPDRFYVSTSLAAIADARLRGYLDKSGTVLPEAADLLPRADVGSPAPPPDADAIRTRILDALAEEVGLMLAEKVVAGPAEVDLCMLLGANFPQHQGGLTPLLDLSGASRRVWGRDFHPGSGFAD, encoded by the coding sequence ATGGTTCCTGACACTGTCGTAGAAACCGGCCCGCTCGCGGGGGCTGGCAAAGATGCCCGCAAATCGCCTGGAAAGTCGGCCCGTGCCTATGCCGCGGCCCTCCTGGACCCTGAACGGCAGGCGGCGGCAGGCGCTCCCGGCGCCGACCCCCGCCCCGTCCGCAGCGTTGGAGTGATCGGAGCGGGGCTCATGGCCAGCCAGCTCGCCATGGTCTTTGCCCAGCAGCTTGGAGTTCCGGTCCTGATCACCGATCTGTCCCAGGCCAAGGTGGATGGCGCGCTAGCCTGGATCGCCGCACACCTGGACAAGCAGGTGTGCCGCGGGCAACTCGACGAAACTGCGGCGCGGGAGCTGGGCCGTCTCGTCCGCGGAACGGTGGACAAGCGCGAGTACCGGAACTGTGACGTGGTCATTGAGGCCGTCTTCGAGGAGCTGAGCGTCAAACGTGCTGTCTTCGCGGAGATCGAGCCGCTGTTGCGCAGCGATGCGCTGCTGCTGACCAACACCTCGTCCCTCTCCGTGACGGCGATGGGCCACTGCCTGGTCCATCCGGAACGCCTGGTGGGACTGCACTTCTTCAATCCTGTGGCCGTGCTGCCGCTCGTGGAAATCATCAGGACTGAAAAGAACGACGACGTCGGCCTCGCCACCGCCTGTTCGCTCGCCCGGCTTCTGGGCAAGACTGCGGTCCTGGTGACGGATACTCCGGGCTTTGTGGTGAACCGGATCCTGACCCGGCTGTTCTGCGAACTGCTGCAGATCATTGATGACGGGGCGGATATTGAACTGGCGGATCATGCCCTGGACCCACTGGGACTGCCCATGACTCCGCTGACGCTGCTGGGTTTCATCGGACCCGCAGTCCAGCTGCACATCTGCGAGACCATGCACTGCGCCTACCCGGACCGTTTTTATGTCAGCACGAGCCTGGCAGCCATTGCGGATGCCCGGCTGCGCGGCTACCTGGATAAGTCCGGCACCGTGCTTCCCGAGGCGGCCGACCTGCTGCCGCGTGCCGACGTCGGCAGTCCGGCACCGCCCCCTGACGCAGACGCCATCAGGACACGGATCCTTGATGCCCTGGCCGAGGAAGTGGGCCTGATGCTGGCCGAAAAGGTGGTCGCCGGTCCGGCGGAAGTGGATCTGTGCATGCTTCTCGGCGCCAACTTCCCGCAGCATCAGGGGGGCCTTACACCGCTCCTTGACCTCAGCGGCGCCTCCCGGCGCGTCTGGGGAAGGGATTTCCACCCGGGCTCCGGATTCGCCGACTAG
- a CDS encoding PadR family transcriptional regulator, which yields MLLSLLEGPQHGYAIASDIAERAGTRPGPGTLYGAISRLEQLGHITAVPGADRRRPYQITDSGVCAVRESIDQLGAIVAVGRERLKVVRS from the coding sequence GTGCTGCTCAGCCTGCTGGAGGGACCCCAGCACGGCTACGCGATCGCCAGCGACATCGCAGAACGGGCCGGGACCAGGCCCGGACCCGGAACGCTGTACGGGGCGATCTCGCGTCTGGAGCAACTCGGACACATCACGGCGGTGCCCGGTGCGGACAGGCGCCGCCCTTACCAGATAACCGACTCAGGTGTCTGCGCGGTGCGTGAGTCCATTGACCAGCTCGGGGCGATCGTCGCCGTCGGCAGAGAACGCTTGAAGGTGGTGCGGTCATGA
- a CDS encoding recombinase family protein — protein MAQIIVCYARVSTKEQTMESQVDAVVATGAFKVFMEQASGATQVRPQWQECLRYLQPGNHLVVTELTRPGRSTEDLAGIITLLGERGIVFKSLTEPWLDNRSAHGQL, from the coding sequence TTGGCGCAGATCATCGTCTGTTATGCCAGGGTCAGCACGAAAGAGCAGACGATGGAATCCCAGGTGGATGCCGTGGTGGCGACCGGGGCGTTCAAGGTGTTTATGGAGCAGGCATCCGGAGCGACGCAGGTCCGACCCCAGTGGCAGGAGTGTTTGAGATATTTGCAGCCGGGCAATCATTTAGTGGTCACGGAGCTGACCCGGCCGGGACGCAGCACCGAAGACCTGGCGGGGATCATCACGTTGCTGGGGGAGCGGGGGATTGTTTTCAAGTCACTGACGGAGCCTTGGCTGGATAACCGAAGCGCCCATGGACAGCTTTAG